A single region of the Ziziphus jujuba cultivar Dongzao chromosome 10, ASM3175591v1 genome encodes:
- the LOC107412716 gene encoding uncharacterized protein LOC107412716 encodes MKSFAFVEFLVVFTVFLICGFVMSKECTNVFPPLSSHTYRYALLTSNNETWKKEILSYYHLIPNDDSLWKNLIPRKKLKEEDEHDWTMMYKKMKNPDVLDDVSGDFLKEVSLHDVGLDPTSLHGRAQHTNLEYLLMLDVDRLVWSFRKTAGLSTPGTPYQGWESPTTELRGHFVGHYLSATAQMWASTHQDRLKDKMFSIVSILADCQKKIGSGYLSAFPSEEFDRFEALQQVWAPYYTIHKILAGLLDQYILAGNDQAFKIMTWMVDHFYGRVQKVITKYSIERHYLSLNEETGGMNDVLYRLYTITRNEKHLLLAHLFDKPCFLGLLAVQADDIAGFHANTHIPVVIGAQRRYEVTGDPLYREIGRYFMEIVNSSHAYATGGTSVSEFWSDPKRLATTLQTENEESCTTYNMLKVSRNLFRWTKETTYADYYERALTNGVLSIQRGTDPGVMVYMLPLNSGSSKSRSYHGWGRPFEDFWCCYGTGIESFSKLGDSIYFEEEGSTPGLYIIQYISSSLNWKSGQIGLSQKVDPVNSWDPYLRVNLTISSVGGTGKSSTLNLRMPIWTQSSGATAALNAKSLSVSEPGSFLSVSGNWKPGDTLSVQLPISVRTEAIKDDRPEYASLQAILYGPFLLVAYSTGDLDIKAGSENSPSDWITPIPAGYNSYLFTFSQKHGSDSLVIANSNQSLVLEKLPEAGTDSAVHATFRLIFHDSSLSNFATTQDAIGKLVTLEPFDLPGMVVAHQGVDGNVVVAGSSFDESSSVFRVVQGLDGVSDSVSFESYSNEDCYLFSSDGDSDGSLKLKCNSEENTGSDFSQATSFGLSKGISEYHPISFVAKGATRNFLLSPLISFRDESYTVYFNI; translated from the exons TTTTCCTCCGCTATCATCGCATACGTATAGATACGCGCTTTTAACATCAAACAATGaaacttggaagaaagagattCTTTCATATTACCATCTAATTCCAAATGATGATTCTTTGTGGAAGAATTTGATTCCAAGAAAAAAGTTGAAGGAAGAGGACGAACATGATTGGACAATGATGTATAAGAAGATGAAAAATCCAGATGTCCTTGATGATGTGTCCGGAGACTTTCTCAAGGAAGTGTCACTGCATGATGTGGGATTGGATCCTACTTCTCTACATGGGAGGGCACAGCATACAAATTTGGAGTATTTATTGATGTTAGATGTGGATAGATTAGTTTGGAGCTTCAGGAAGACAGCAGGTTTGTCGACGCCTGGGACACCATATCAAGGGTGGGAGAGTCCGACTACTGAGCTTCGTGGTCATTTTGTAG GGCATTATTTAAGTGCAACAGCGCAAATGTGGGCTAGCACTCACCAGGATAGACTCAAAGACAAAATGTTTTCCATAGTTTCCATTCTAGCTGACTGTCAGAAGAAAATAGGCTCTGGATATCTTTCAGCTTTTCCATCTGAAGAGTTTGATCGGTTTGAAGCTCTCCAGCAAGTATGGGCTCCATATTACACCATACACAAG ATCTTAGCAGGCTTATTGGATCAATATATATTGGCTGGCAATGATCAAGCTTTTAAGATAATGACATGGATGGTCGACCACTTTTATGGCCGTGTTCAAAAAGTGATCACAAAGTACAGTATAGAAAGACACTATCTGTCACTCAATGAAGAAACAGGTGGCATGAATGATGTCCTTTACAGATTATACACTATAACA AGAAATGAAAAGCATTTACTGTTGGCCCACCTTTTCGACAAACCGTGCTTTCTAGGTTTACTTGCAGTACAG GCTGATGATATAGCTGGCTTCCATGCTAATACACATATACCAGTTGTCATTGGTGCTCAAAGGCGATATGAAGTCACTGGTGATCCACTATATAGG GAGATAGGGAGGTACTTTATGGAGATTGTTAATTCTTCTCACGCCTATGCAACAGGAGGAACATCAGTCAGCGAGTTCTG GTCTGACCCAAAGAGACTAGCAACCACTCTTCAAACTGAAAATGAAGAATCATGTACAACTTACAACATGCTGAAA GTCTCACGCAACCTATTTAGATGGACCAAAGAAACAACATATGCAGATTACTATGAGCGGGCATTGACAAATGGTGTGCTAAGCATCCAAAGAGGAACAGACCCTGGAGTGATGGTTTACATGCTCCCACTGAACAGTGGATCTTCCAAGTCCAGAAGCTACCATGGATGGGGAAGACCATTTGAGGATTTCTGGTGCTGCTATGGCACAG GAATTGAATCATTTTCCAAGTTAGGTGATTCCATATATTTTGAAGAGGAAGGAAGTACTCCTGGTCTTTACATCATCCAGTATATATCTAGCTCGCTTAACTGGAAATCTGGACAAATTGGGCTGAGCCAGAAAGTTGATCCTGTTAATTCATGGGATCCCTACCTTCGAGTGAATTTGACAATCTCTTCAGTGGGG GGTACAGGCAAATCGTCTACCTTGAATTTGCGGATGCCAATTTGGACGCAATCAAGTGGTGCAACAGCGGCTTTAAATGCTAAAAGCTTGTCTGTTTCAGAACCCG GTAGCTTTTTATCAGTTTCTGGAAATTGGAAACCTGGGGACACTTTAAGTGTTCAGCTTCCCATTAGTGTAAGAACTGAAGCAATCAAAG ATGACCGTCCTGAGTATGCTTCACTTCAGGCAATTCTATATGGCCCTTTTCTGCTTGTGGCTTATTCAACTGGTGACTTGGATATTAAGGCTGGTTCAGAAAACTCCCCTTCAGACTGGATAACTCCAATCCCTGCTGGTTACAATTCTTACCTGTTTACTTTCTCCCAAAAACATGGAAGCGATTCTCTTGTCATAGCAAACTCAAATCAATCATTGGTTTTGGAGAAACTTCCTGAAGCTGGCACAGATTCTGCTGTTCATGCCACTTTCAGACTCATCTTTCATGACTCATCTCTCTCGAATTTCGCTACAACCCAAGATGCTATTGGCAAATTAGTCACACTGGAACCATTCGATTTGCCTGGCATGGTTGTGGCACATCAAGGAGTAGACGGCAATGTTGTAGTTGCAGGTTCTTCCTTTGATGAAAGTTCATCAGTTTTCCGTGTTGTTCAAGGATTGGATGGAGTTTCTGACTCGGTATCCTTTGAGTCATACAGCAACGAGGATTGCTATCTATTTAGTTCGGATGGTGATTCTGATGGAAGCTTGAAGCTGAAATGCAACTCAGAGGAAAACACAGGTAGCGATTTCAGTCAAGCAACCAGCTTTGGTTTGAGCAAAGGAATAAGTGAGTATCATCCTATCAGCTTTGTAGCTAAAGGAGCAACAAGGAATTTCCTTCTGTCACCATTAATAAGTTTCAGGGATGAATCTTATACAGTATATTTCAACATTTAG
- the LOC107412713 gene encoding DNA damage-repair/toleration protein DRT100, producing MGVPMRITVLLLLSVSFTVNACPPSDRAALLAFRASLNEPYLGIFNSWTGTDCCHGWYGISCDPETHQVADINLRGESEDPIFQKAHRTGYMTGSISPSICTLPRLSSITIADWKAISGPIPPCISRLPFLRILDLIGNRFTGELPSDIGRLHRLTVLNVADNLISGRIPPSITNLSSLMHLDLRNNRITGEIPRDFGRLTMLSRALLSRNQIEGTIPDSISKIYRLADLDLSLNRLSGTIPESLGRMAVLGTLNLDSNRISGYIPASLLGSSVSDLNLSRNSLQGRIPDIFGPRSYFTVIDLSYNKLTGSIPKSISAASFIGHLDLSHNQLCGRIPAGSPFDHLEASSFTYNACLCGKPLNKAC from the coding sequence ATGGGTGTTCCTATGCGTATAACGGTACTATTACTGCTCTCCGTTAGTTTCACCGTGAACGCCTGCCCGCCGTCAGACCGGGCAGCCCTACTGGCATTCAGAGCCAGTCTGAACGAGCCGTACTTGGGAATCTTCAACTCTTGGACAGGCACCGACTGTTGCCACGGCTGGTACGGCATCAGTTGCGACCCTGAGACTCACCAGGTCGCCGACATCAATCTTCGCGGCGAGTCCGAGGACCCCATTTTCCAGAAGGCCCACCGCACTGGCTACATGACCGGCTCCATTTCCCCTTCCATCTGTACACTCCCACGCCTCTCCAGCATCACCATCGCCGACTGGAAGGCCATTTCCGGTCCCATTCCGCCTTGTATTTCCCGCTTGCCTTTCCTTCGAATCCTCGATCTCATCGGCAACCGCTTCACCGGTGAGCTCCCTTCCGATATCGGTCGCCTCCACCGACTCACCGTTCTTAACGTCGCCGACAATCTCATCTCCGGCAGAATCCCTCCCTCCATCACCAATCTCTCCAGCTTGATGCATCTCGACCTCCGAAACAACCGAATCACCGGCGAGATTCCCCGAGATTTCGGCCGACTCACCATGCTCAGCCGCGCTCTTCTCAGCCGTAACCAGATCGAAGGAACCATCCCTGACTCCATTTCCAAGATTTACCGCTTGGCAGATCTGGATCTTTCTCTGAATCGGCTCTCCGGTACAATCCCTGAGTCGCTGGGCAGAATGGCGGTTCTCGGAACTTTGAACCTGGACTCCAACAGAATCTCCGGCTACATTCCGGCGAGCCTGTTGGGCTCGAGCGTGAGCGACTTGAACCTGAGCCGCAATTCCCTCCAAGGTAGAATACCGGACATTTTCGGGCCGAGATCCTACTTCACCGTCATCGACTTATCGTACAATAAACTGACCGGTTCGATCCCGAAATCCATATCGGCGGCGTCGTTTATCGGACATTTAGATTTGAGCCACAACCAGCTATGCGGTAGGATTCCGGCGGGGTCGCCGTTCGATCATCTTGAAGCGTCGTCGTTTACTTATAATGCCTGTCTATGTGGAAAGCCTCTAAACAAAGCATGCTGA
- the LOC107404664 gene encoding transcription factor bHLH122 isoform X1 has product MESDLQHHHLFRDHLQQQQQMNSGLMRYRSAPSSYFTSAMDREFCQQFFDRPSSPETERIFACFMNGGNGGDDTGNKVTGTETDQKTQFSTSTMNNETGVLEQQQQSNLNDYSSASQNFYQPSSKPPLPNQSLPSGNEGSNYSVGMNQIPQMRTGSVNNSNLIRHSSSPAGLFASINIDNGYRRVMGDYGVTNTNSTKEEAAISSANRLKNYNTAGGPPPLPSAGLMSPIAEMEDKNLAITNPDTGNYVTAGLPMPSWDDSASMSDSITGLKRLRSLDDTKPFSALNKSENQNVEVGARPPTLLTHHLSLPKTSSEMAAIEKYLQFQDSVPCKIRAKRGCATHPRSIAERVRRTRISERMRKLQELVPSMDKQTNTSDMLDLAVEYIKDLQEQVQTLSDKRAKCTCSNRVEQ; this is encoded by the exons ATGGAGTCAGATCTCCAACACCATCACCTATTTCGCGATCATCTTCAACAACAGCAGCAGATGAACTCGGGCTTGATGCGATACCGATCGGCGCCGAGTTCGTATTTCACAAGTGCCATGGACAGAGAATTTTGCCAGCAGTTCTTCGATCGGCCTTCGAGCCCCGAAACAGAGAGAATTTTCGCTTGTTTTATGAACGGTGGAAATGGAGGAGACGATACAGGAAACAAGGTGACTGGGACAGAGACTGACCAGAAGACCCAGTTTTCGACATCTACGATGAACAACGAAACAGGGGTTCTTGAGCAACAGCAACAGAGCAACCTCAACGATTATTCCTCTGCTTCACAGAACTTTTACCAACCTTCATCAAAACCACCTTTGCCAAATCAGAGCCTGCCTTCTGGGAATGAAGGATCTAACTATTCCGTGGGTATGAATCAGATCCCACAGATGAGGACCGGTAGTGTCAATAATTCCAATCTTATTCGACATAGTAGCTCTCCTGCCGGACTATTTGCAAGTATAAACATTGATAATG GCTATCGGAGAGTCATGGGAGACTATGGAGTTACTAACACTAATAGCACAAAAGAAGAAGCAGCTATTTCTTCTGCAAACAGGCTGAAGAATTATAATACAGCAGGGGGGCCTCCTCCTCTTCCTTCAGCAGGGCTGATGAGCCCAATTGCTGAAATGGAGGACAAAAACTTGGCAATCACTAATCCAGACACTGGGAATTATGTCACAGCAGGTCTTCCAATGCCTTCTTGGGATGACTCTGCTAGTATGTCTGACAGTATTACTGGTTTGAAAAGACTTAGATCACTTGACGATACCAAACCATTTTCAGCTCTAAACAAATCAGAAAATCag AATGTGGAAGTTGGAGCAAGGCCTCCAACACTTTTGACTCACCACTTGAGTTTGCCCAAAACATCATCTGAAATGGCAGCCATTGAGAAGTACTTGCAGTTCCAAGACTCTGTACCTTGTAAGATCAGGGCCAAGCGAGGCTGTGCTACTCATCCTAGGAGCATTGCTGAGAGG GTTAGAAGAACACGGATTAGTGAAAGGATGAGGAAACTACAAGAGCTTGTCCCAAGCATGGACAAG CAAACAAACACATCAGACATGTTGGATTTGGCTGTTGAGTACATCAAAGATCTTCAAGAACAAGTACAG ACACTTTCAGATAAACGTGCCAAGTGTACGTGTTCAAACAGAGTGGAGCAATAA
- the LOC107404664 gene encoding transcription factor bHLH122 isoform X2: MESDLQHHHLFRDHLQQQQQMNSGLMRYRSAPSSYFTSAMDREFCQQFFDRPSSPETERIFACFMNGGNGGDDTGNKVTGTETDQKTQFSTSTMNNETGVLEQQQQSNLNDYSSASQNFYQPSSKPPLPNQSLPSGNEGSNYSVGMNQIPQMRTGSVNNSNLIRHSSSPAGLFASINIDNGYRRVMGDYGVTNTNSTKEEAAISSANRLKNYNTAGGPPPLPSAGLMSPIAEMEDKNLAITNPDTGNYVTAGLPMPSWDDSASMSDSITGLKRLRSLDDTKPFSALNKSENQNVEVGARPPTLLTHHLSLPKTSSEMAAIEKYLQFQDSVPCKIRAKRGCATHPRSIAERVRRTRISERMRKLQELVPSMDKQTNTSDMLDLAVEYIKDLQEQVQGRRGTLQIRHLRDVI, encoded by the exons ATGGAGTCAGATCTCCAACACCATCACCTATTTCGCGATCATCTTCAACAACAGCAGCAGATGAACTCGGGCTTGATGCGATACCGATCGGCGCCGAGTTCGTATTTCACAAGTGCCATGGACAGAGAATTTTGCCAGCAGTTCTTCGATCGGCCTTCGAGCCCCGAAACAGAGAGAATTTTCGCTTGTTTTATGAACGGTGGAAATGGAGGAGACGATACAGGAAACAAGGTGACTGGGACAGAGACTGACCAGAAGACCCAGTTTTCGACATCTACGATGAACAACGAAACAGGGGTTCTTGAGCAACAGCAACAGAGCAACCTCAACGATTATTCCTCTGCTTCACAGAACTTTTACCAACCTTCATCAAAACCACCTTTGCCAAATCAGAGCCTGCCTTCTGGGAATGAAGGATCTAACTATTCCGTGGGTATGAATCAGATCCCACAGATGAGGACCGGTAGTGTCAATAATTCCAATCTTATTCGACATAGTAGCTCTCCTGCCGGACTATTTGCAAGTATAAACATTGATAATG GCTATCGGAGAGTCATGGGAGACTATGGAGTTACTAACACTAATAGCACAAAAGAAGAAGCAGCTATTTCTTCTGCAAACAGGCTGAAGAATTATAATACAGCAGGGGGGCCTCCTCCTCTTCCTTCAGCAGGGCTGATGAGCCCAATTGCTGAAATGGAGGACAAAAACTTGGCAATCACTAATCCAGACACTGGGAATTATGTCACAGCAGGTCTTCCAATGCCTTCTTGGGATGACTCTGCTAGTATGTCTGACAGTATTACTGGTTTGAAAAGACTTAGATCACTTGACGATACCAAACCATTTTCAGCTCTAAACAAATCAGAAAATCag AATGTGGAAGTTGGAGCAAGGCCTCCAACACTTTTGACTCACCACTTGAGTTTGCCCAAAACATCATCTGAAATGGCAGCCATTGAGAAGTACTTGCAGTTCCAAGACTCTGTACCTTGTAAGATCAGGGCCAAGCGAGGCTGTGCTACTCATCCTAGGAGCATTGCTGAGAGG GTTAGAAGAACACGGATTAGTGAAAGGATGAGGAAACTACAAGAGCTTGTCCCAAGCATGGACAAG CAAACAAACACATCAGACATGTTGGATTTGGCTGTTGAGTACATCAAAGATCTTCAAGAACAAGTACAG GGAAGGAGAGGGACTCTGCAAATTCGTCATTTACGGGATGTGATATAA
- the LOC107412625 gene encoding uncharacterized protein LOC107412625 isoform X1 produces the protein MEEADDDFGFGFEAAPCIVSLAPFTPIPLHSTRRLSSNFTEPRRPVPAARQLAWLSLEGRLVNADEASSARAIKGGLDPDVAVAWELFSPIERFLIVAVIGVAVAESKKNGQICQLKKSVELRDQVLSTMQQKLDCLCERLNSVKDQSGANADLPFHEVLGSDKTKFVDCGCWLCDEHHNLFNKLTGNSVTKASNGEEILQYKNVAEQEERRMSDLSDWASSVTSAAEFQMNNLAIEQDVYNLKRDCDEKDATIKELTTLLHSSDIAGTKRIAELEDIIRRKNMMITRLKKDMVVLEQKVVNLTRLRRPSFSESHGKQVPYMTENVLYDMDGTTSPSSSDSDSCPAERSQSTVFERPKIPAQSFDTDSTTSQKSAPAKASCSMVRTKDWHAKSQSERPLTEISMNQRSYTIPSSRQRHLSAGGESKKSRRHILSGKKDSTPHKRWV, from the exons ATGGAAGAAGCCGACGACGATTTCGGCTTCGGCTTTGAGGCGGCTCCGTGTATTGTATCTCTCGCACCCTTCACCCCTATACCCTTGCACTCCACGCGCCGCCTCTCCAGCAACTTCACGGAGCCCAGGCGACCGGTCCCTGCGGCTAGACAGCTTGCCTGGTTGTCTCTCGAAGGACGGCTTGTCAATGCGGACGAGGCTAGTTCGGCTCGAGCCATTAAAGGAGGCTTGGACCCAGATGTAGCCGTGGCTTGGGAGCTGTTTAGTCCCATTGAACGCTTCCTCATTGTCGCCGTGATCGGAGTCGCCGTTGCTGAGTCCAAGAAAAACGGCCAAATTTGTCAACTCAAGAAATCAGTAGAGCTTCGG GATCAAGTGTTATCAACCATGCAGCAGAAGCTTGACTGTCTGTGTGAGCGGCTAAACAGCGTAAAGGACCAGTCAGGGGCTAATGCAGACTTACCATTCCATGAAGTTTTGGGCTCTGATAAAACCAAGTTTGTTGATTGCGGCTGCTGGCTCTGTGATGAACATCATAACCTGTTTAATAAGTTGACT GGCAACTCTGTAACTAAAGCCTCCAATGGGGAGGAGATTCTCCAATATAAAAATGTAGCAGAGCAAGAAGAGCGCCGGATGTCTGATTTATCGGACTGGGCTTCAAGTGTCACATCTGCTGCTGAATTCCAG ATGAACAACTTAGCCATAGAACAAGACGTTTATAATCTCAAGAGGGACTGTGACGAGAAGGATGCCACCATTAAAGAGCTGACCACTTTACTCCACTCATCTGATATTGCTGGCACAAAG AGGATAGCAGAGCTTGAAGACATCATACGAAGGAAGAACATGATGATTACAAGATTGAAGAAAGACATGGTGGTTCTAGAACAAAAG GTGGTGAACCTTACAAGACTCCGCAGACCCTCCTTCTCAGAATCGCATGGTAAACAAGTGCCATACATGACAGAAAACGTCCTTTATGATATGGACGGTACCACTAGTCCTTCATCTTCTGATTCAGACAGCTGCCCTGCTGAACGATCCCAATCTACTGTTTTTGAGAGGCCCAAGATCCCTGCCCAGAGTTTTGACACTGATTCGACAACCAGCCAGAAATCAGCACCAGCAAAAGCATCATGTTCAATGGTGAGAACAAAGGACTGGCATGCAAAGTCTCAATCAGAAAGGCCTCTAACAGAAATATCAATGAATCAGAGATCTTATACAATTCCATCTTCAAGGCAAAGGCACTTGTCAGCTGGTGGAGAATCCAAAAAGAGTAGGAGGCATATTCTATCTGGAAAAAAGGATTCAACACCGCACAAGAGATGGGTTTAG
- the LOC107412625 gene encoding uncharacterized protein LOC107412625 isoform X2, with translation MEEADDDFGFGFEAAPCIVSLAPFTPIPLHSTRRLSSNFTEPRRPVPAARQLAWLSLEGRLVNADEASSARAIKGGLDPDVAVAWELFSPIERFLIVAVIGVAVAESKKNGQICQLKKSVELRDQVLSTMQQKLDCLCERLNSVKDQSGANADLPFHEVLGSDKTKFVDCGCWLCDEHHNLFNKLTGNSVTKASNGEEILQYKNVAEQEERRMSDLSDWASSVTSAAEFQMNNLAIEQDVYNLKRDCDEKDATIKELTTLLHSSDIAGTKRIAELEDIIRRKNMMITRLKKDMVVLEQKVVNLTRLRRPSFSESHGKQVPYMTENVLYDMDGTTSPSSSDSDSCPAERSQSTVFERPKIPAQSFDTDSTTSQKSAPAKASCSMVRTKDWHAKSQSERPLTEISMNQRSYTIPSSRQRHLSAGGESKKSRRHILSGKKDSTPHKRWV, from the exons ATGGAAGAAGCCGACGACGATTTCGGCTTCGGCTTTGAGGCGGCTCCGTGTATTGTATCTCTCGCACCCTTCACCCCTATACCCTTGCACTCCACGCGCCGCCTCTCCAGCAACTTCACGGAGCCCAGGCGACCGGTCCCTGCGGCTAGACAGCTTGCCTGGTTGTCTCTCGAAGGACGGCTTGTCAATGCGGACGAGGCTAGTTCGGCTCGAGCCATTAAAGGAGGCTTGGACCCAGATGTAGCCGTGGCTTGGGAGCTGTTTAGTCCCATTGAACGCTTCCTCATTGTCGCCGTGATCGGAGTCGCCGTTGCTGAGTCCAAGAAAAACGGCCAAATTTGTCAACTCAAGAAATCAGTAGAGCTTCGG GATCAAGTGTTATCAACCATGCAGCAGAAGCTTGACTGTCTGTGTGAGCGGCTAAACAGCGTAAAGGACCAGTCAGGGGCTAATGCAGACTTACCATTCCATGAAGTTTTGGGCTCTGATAAAACCAAGTTTGTTGATTGCGGCTGCTGGCTCTGTGATGAACATCATAACCTGTTTAATAAGTTGACT GGCAACTCTGTAACTAAAGCCTCCAATGGGGAGGAGATTCTCCAATATAAAAATGTAGCAGAGCAAGAAGAGCGCCGGATGTCTGATTTATCGGACTGGGCTTCAAGTGTCACATCTGCTGCTGAATTCCAG ATGAACAACTTAGCCATAGAACAAGACGTTTATAATCTCAAGAGGGACTGTGACGAGAAGGATGCCACCATTAAAGAGCTGACCACTTTACTCCACTCATCTGATATTGCTGGCACAAAG AGGATAGCAGAGCTTGAAGACATCATACGAAGGAAGAACATGATGATTACAAGATTGAAGAAAGACATGGTGGTTCTAGAACAAAAG GTGGTGAACCTTACAAGACTCCGCAGACCCTCCTTCTCAGAATCGCATGGTAAACAAGTGCCATACATGACAGAAAACGTCCTTTATGATATGGACGGTACCACTAGTCCTTCATCTTCTGATTCAGACAGCTGCCCTGCTGAACGATCCCAATCTACTGTTTTTGAGAGGCCCAAGATCCCTGCCCAGAGTTTTGACACTGATTCGACAACCAGCCAGAAATCAGCACCAGCAAAAGCATCATGTTCAATGGTGAGAACAAAGGACTGGCATGCAAAGTCTCAATCAGAAAGGCCTCTAACAGAAATATCAATGAATCAGAGATCTTATACAATTCCATCTTCAAGGCAAAGGCACTTGTCAGCTGGTGGAGAATCCAAAAAGAGTAGGAGGCATATTCTATCTGGAAAAAAGGATTCAACACCGCACAAGAGATGGGTTTA G